One genomic region from Rhinoraja longicauda isolate Sanriku21f chromosome 8, sRhiLon1.1, whole genome shotgun sequence encodes:
- the LOC144596377 gene encoding collagen alpha-3(VI) chain-like yields the protein MQKQSSRREDGVPQFLVLITGGRSGDDVKRGADALKQSTVVTLTVGSGSADPAQLREIASQPSLGFSVRDFHSLPGLQEQVIASFERPHVPEAPTEEPTVPVEEPTVDNTRVLSSAESRKDIVFLIDESDFVGNSNLPPVRELISAVIERLDIGSDRVRVGLVLYANNAETEFYLNTYSRKDEILSVLRSLSLQGGRTLNTGKALEFVLRHHFIRSAGSRREDGVPQFLVLITGGRSGDDIKRGADALKQSTVVTLTVGSGSADPAQLREIASQPSLGFSVRDFHSLPGLQEQVIASFERPHAPEAPTEEPTVPVEEPTVDNTRVLSSAESRKDIVFLIDESDFVGNSNLPPVRELISAVIESLDIGSDRVRVGLVLYANNAETEFYLNTYSRKDEILSVLRSLSLQGGRTLNTGKALEFVLRHHFIRSAGSRREDGVPQFLVLITGGRSGDDIKRGADALKQSTVVTLTVGSGSADPAQLREIASQPSLGFSVRDFHSLPGLQEQVIASFERPHAPEAPTEEPTVPVEEPTVDNTRAMKRDIVFLIDGTPGMGRSFIQVRDFLMKVIQGLDVGPDKGQVAVVQYSSSPTLEFGLDRHSTKGAVLNAIKDLRLRKGRPLNTGAALEFITRNVFTPAAGSRRDAGAAQILVLVTAGRSRDNVGPAAEAVRRAGIVPIAIGAKNAVTSEMQQITSDPDSVFKLSDFHELQSIQQQLLSKVQPVLPTEEPIIITEVIGKEMSERDVVFLIDGSDNIGNANLPHVRDFMIRVIQHLAIGRDEVRVGLAQYSDDAEAEFYLNTYSTETELLSHIRSLSLRGGAAANTGSALDFAMKYYFTSAAGMMTWKRQQTH from the exons ATGCAGAAACAGA GCAGCAGAAGAGAGGACGGAGTCCCCCAGTTTTTGGTGCTCATCACTGGGGGGAGGTCTGGAGATGATGTCAAGCGAGGTGCAGACGCACTGAAGCAGAGCACTGTGGTAACCCTCACTGTTGGATCAGGGTCTGCTGACCCTGCTCAGCTCAGGGAGATAGCCTCTCAACCCAGCCTGGGCTTCAGCGTGAGGGATTTCCATTCTCTGCCAGGCTTACAGGAGCAGGTGATTGCGTCCTTTGAAAGACCACATGTTCCGGAAGCACCCACCGAAGAGCCAACAGTGCCTGTTGAAGAACCCACGGTGGACAACACCAGAG TTCTATCTTCGGCAGAGAGCAGGAAAGACATCGTGTTTCTGATTGACGAATCCGACTTTGTTGGGAATTCAAATCTGCCGCCAGTCCGCGAGCTGATCTCAGCGGTGATCGAGAGGCTTGACATCGGAAGTGACAGGGTGCGAGTCGGCCTGGTGTTGTACGCCAACAATGCAGAAACAGAGTTTTACCTCAACACCTACTCGAGAAAAGACGAAATTCTCTCCGTGCTGAGATCCCTCAGCCTTCAAGGGGGTCGGACACTCAACACTGGGAAGGCATTGGAGTTTGTCCTCAGACACCACTTCATCAGATCTGCAGGCAGCAGAAGAGAGGACGGAGTCCCCCAGTTTTTGGTGCTCATCACTGGGGGGAGGTCTGGAGATGACATCAAGCGAGGTGCAGACGCACTGAAGCAGAGCACTGTGGTAACCCTTACTGTTGGATCAGGGTCTGCTGACCCTGCTCAGCTCAGGGAGATAGCCTCTCAACCTAGCCTGGGCTTCAGCGTGAGGGATTTCCATTCTCTGCCAGGCTTACAGGAGCAGGTGATTGCGTCCTTTGAAAGACCACATGCTCCGGAAGCACCCACCGAAGAGCCAACAGTGCCTGTTGAAGAACCCACGGTGGACAACACCAGAG TTCTATCTTCGGCAGAGAGCAGGAAAGACATCGTGTTTCTGATTGACGAATCCGACTTTGTTGGGAATTCAAATCTGCCGCCAGTCCGCGAGCTGATCTCAGCGGTGATCGAGAGTCTTGACATCGGAAGTGACAGGGTGCGAGTCGGCCTGGTGTTGTACGCCAACAATGCAGAAACAGAGTTTTACCTCAACACCTACTCGAGAAAAGACGAAATTCTCTCCGTGCTGAGATCCCTCAGCCTTCAAGGGGGTCGGACACTCAACACTGGGAAGGCATTGGAGTTTGTCCTCAGACACCACTTCATCAGATCTGCAGGCAGCAGAAGAGAGGACGGAGTCCCCCAGTTTTTGGTGCTCATCACTGGGGGGAGGTCTGGAGATGACATCAAGCGAGGTGCAGACGCACTGAAGCAGAGCACTGTGGTAACCCTCACTGTTGGATCAGGGTCTGCTGACCCTGCTCAGCTCAGGGAGATAGCCTCTCAACCTAGCCTGGGCTTCAGCGTGAGGGATTTCCATTCTCTGCCAGGCTTACAGGAGCAGGTGATTGCGTCCTTTGAAAGACCACATGCTCCGGAAGCACCCACCGAAGAGCCAACAGTGCCTGTTGAAGAGCCCACGGTGGACAACACCAGAG CCATGAAGAGAGATATCGTGTTCTTAATTGATGGCACTCCAGGAATGGGGAGATCATTTATTCAGGTCCGTGATTTTCTGATGAAAGTAATCCAGGGGCTTGATGTTGGACCTGACAAGGGTCAGGTTGCCGTGGTACAATACAGTTCCTCCCCAACGCTTGAATTTGGCCTCGATAGGCATTCAACAAAAGGCGCTGTTTTGAACGCGATAAAAGACCTGAGACTGAGAAAGGGGAGGCCCCTCAACACGGGCGCGGCGCTGGAGTTCATCACGAGGAACGTCTTCACCCCGGCCGCGGGCAGCAGGAGAGACGCTGGAGCCGCACAGATCCTGGTGCTCGTCACGGCCGGGAGATCCAGGGACAATGTCGGGCCGGCAGCGGAGGCCGTGAGACGGGCTGGCATCGTGCCCATTGCCATCGGGGCCAAGAACGCAGTCACATCGGAGATGCAGCAGATCACTTCCGACCCGGACTCTGTTTTCAAACTGAGCGACTTCCATGAACTGCAATCTATTCAACAGCAGCTGCTGTCTAAAGTTCAACCAGTGCTTCCTACAGAGGAACCAATAATTATTACTGAAG TTATAGGGAAGGAAATGAGCGAGAGGGACGTTGTGTTCCTGATCGATGGATCAGACAATATCGGAAATGCTAATTTACCTCACGTCCGCGATTTTATGATCAGAGTAATTCAGCACCTGGCCATCGGGCGTGATGAGGTGCGGGTGGGTCTGGCTCAGTACAGCGACGATGCAGAAGCTGAGTTCTACCTGAACACTTACTCAACAGAGACCGAGCTTCTGTCTCACATCAGAAGTCTCAGTCTGAGAGGCGGGGCAGCAGCCAACACTGGCTCTGCACTGGACTTTGCCATGAAGTACTACTTCACCAGTGCTGCTGGAA TGATGACGTGGAAGAGACAGCAAACGCACTGA